The proteins below come from a single Hemiscyllium ocellatum isolate sHemOce1 chromosome 24, sHemOce1.pat.X.cur, whole genome shotgun sequence genomic window:
- the LOC132827248 gene encoding transcription factor HES-5-like, translating into MAPKISGGSPKEYSEEKITRKEKYKLMKPIIEKKRRDRINSSIGQLKALLREEFQNQEPNMKMEKADILEMTVNYLKLHNQRMFTVTYSKSLTQNFKEGYSRCLQEIQHFSFSPEGTSDVQNKLVTHLHRAQEPAKGLCYPLPPIHLPVCQPVTKQELNPSVTALWRPW; encoded by the exons ATGGCTCCTAAAATCTCCGGAGGCAGCCCAAAGGAATATTCCGAGGAAAAGATCACACGAAAGGAGAAGTACAAG TTGATGAAGCCAATTATAGAGAAAAAGCGCCGAGATCGCATCAACAGCAGCATTGGACAACTCAAGGCTTTACTGAGGGAAGAATTTCAGAATCAGGAGCCCAACATGAAAATGGAGAAAGCTGACATCTTAGAGATGACCGTGAATTACCTGAAACTACACAACCAGAGAATGTTCACAG TGACCTACAGCAAGAGCCTCACCCAGAATTTTAAAGAGGGCTATTCCCGCTGTCTGCAGGAGATTCAGCATTTCAGCTTCTCCCCAGAGGGCACAAGCGACGTGCAGAACAAACTGGTGACCCATTTGCACAGAGCTCAGGAGCCGGCTAAGGGCCTGTGTTACCCACTTCCTCCCATTCATCTTCCAGTCTGTCAACCGGTAACCAAGCAAGAACTGAACCCCAGCGTCACAGCGCTCTGGAGACCCTGGTAG